The following are encoded together in the Girardinichthys multiradiatus isolate DD_20200921_A chromosome X, DD_fGirMul_XY1, whole genome shotgun sequence genome:
- the LOC124862265 gene encoding immunoglobulin lambda-1 light chain-like: MLGSLCTLITALTCVSGVTVVTQKPPLVTVRKGETATMDCNLGTVTESSARWYRQIPGEVPLYMLRFYHSYSSPKYETGFPSSRHTATHQSTSDYRLIINNVEEGDSAVYYCQTWDDSVNEVISQWVFGQGTKLIVTGSSLPPPVLTVFPPSSVELQSNKATLLCLSSQSGPFADVSWLVGGSPVTSGVSTSTAVQRPDQTFHISSSLSIQTSDWNMNKVYTCKVSLGSQTAEKTINKSGCPGEE, translated from the exons ATGCTGGGGTCCCTCTGCACTCTCATCACTGCTCTAACAT GTGTGAGTGGTGTGACGGTGGTGACACAGAAGCCTCCTTTAGTGACGGTGAGGAAAGGAGAGACAGCCACCATGGACTGTAACCTGGGGACTGTTACTGAAAGTAGTGCCCGGTGGTACAGACAGATCCCaggagaagttcctctctataTGCTGAGATTTTATCATAGTTATAGTTCACCCAAATATGAAACTGGGTTCCCGTCTTCAAGACACACAGCAACTCATCAGTCAACATCAGATTATCGTTTGATCATCAACAATGTAGAAGAAGGAGATTCTGCAGTTTATTACTGTCAAACATGGGATGACTCTGTGAATGAGGTCATATCACAGTG GGTATTCGGACAAGGAACCAAGCTGATTGTAACAG GCTCCAGCCTCCCTCCTCCTGTCCTGACtgtcttccctccatccagtgtTGAGCTCCAGTCCAACAAAGCCACTCTGCTCTGTCTGTCCAGTCAGTCTGGACCCTTTGCAGATGTGAGCTGGCTGGTTGGTGGGAGTCCAGTGACCAGTGGGGTCTCTACCAGCACGGCTGTTCAGAGACCAGACCAGACTTTCCACATCAGCAGTTCTCTGTCCATCCAGACATCAGACTGGAACATGAATAAGGTTTACACCTGTAAAGTGTCTTTGGGCTCCCAGACTGCAGAGAAAACCATCAACAAGTCAGGATGTCCTGGTGAAGAATAG
- the LOC124863136 gene encoding immunoglobulin lambda-1 light chain-like — protein MLGSLCTLITALTCVSGVTVVTQKHPVVTVRKGETATMDCNLGTVSNSAAQWYRQIPGEVPLYMLRFYHGWSSPSYGSGFSSPKFTSTHQSTSDYRLIINNIEEGDSAVYYCQTWDDSVKEYISQASAALLSVRPVCLSVGQNQTFTPQTDNMLGTLCSLITALTCSSLPPPVLTVFPPSSVELQSNKATLLCLSSQSGPFADVSWLVGGSPVTSGISTSTAVQKPDQTFHISSSLSIQTSDWNMNKVYTCKVSLGSQTAEKTINKSGCPGEE, from the exons ATGCTGGGGTCCCTCTGCACTCTCATCACTGCTCTAACAT GTGTGAGTGGTGTGACGGTGGTGACACAGAAGCATCCTGTTGTGACAGTGAGGAAAGGAGAGACAGCCACCATGGACTGTAACCTGGGGACTGTTAGTAACAGCGCTGCTCAATGGTACAGACAGATCCCaggagaagttcctctctataTGCTGAGATTTTATCATGGCTGGAGTTCACCCAGCTATGGTTCTGGGTTTTCATCTCCAAAGTTCACATCCACTCATCAGTCAACATCAGATTATCGTTTGATCATCAACAATATAGAAGAAGGAGATTCTGCAGTTTATTACTGTCAAACATGGGATGACTCTGTGAAAGAGTACATATCACA AGCCTCTGCTGCTCTCCTTTCAGTTCGACCTGTTTGCCTTTCAGTTGGACAGAACCAAACATTCACACCACAAACTGACAACATGCTGGGGACCCTCTGCAGTCTCATCACTGCTCTAACAT GCTCCAGCCTCCCTCCTCCTGTCCTGACtgtcttccctccatccagtgtTGAGCTCCAGTCCAACAAAGCCACTCTGCTCTGTCTGTCCAGTCAGTCTGGACCCTTTGCAGATGTGAGCTGGCTGGTTGGTGGGAGTCCAGTGACCAGTGGGATCTCTACCAGCACGGCTGTTCAGAAACCAGACCAGACTTTCCACATCAGCAGTTCTCTGTCCATCCAGACATCAGACTGGAACATGAACAAGGTTTACACCTGTAAGGTGTCTTTGGGCTCCCAGACTGCAGAGAAAACCATCAACAAGTCAGGATGTCCTGGTGAAGAATAG